One region of Rhodocaloribacter litoris genomic DNA includes:
- a CDS encoding HdeD family acid-resistance protein, protein MILIFTRSWTSLLLRGLLAILFGVLALLWPQLTLHVLVILFGAFALIDGVLGVTAAVRGRRVHPLWWLLLLDGVLSLLFGVAALVWPQITAIVLVYLIAFWALFTGFVELLAAWRLRKVVKGEWLLALSGVLSVLFGFGLALFPGAGALALVTVIAVFAILYGAVLVALALKVRRLRRWAEEQFAATLPG, encoded by the coding sequence ATGATTCTGATTTTCACCCGCTCGTGGACCAGCCTGCTGCTTCGCGGGCTGCTGGCGATTCTGTTCGGTGTGCTGGCGCTGCTGTGGCCGCAGCTGACGTTGCACGTGCTCGTGATCCTGTTCGGCGCCTTCGCCCTCATCGATGGGGTGCTCGGCGTGACGGCTGCCGTGCGCGGGCGCCGGGTGCACCCCCTCTGGTGGCTGCTCCTGCTCGACGGGGTGCTGAGCCTGCTCTTCGGGGTGGCGGCGCTGGTATGGCCGCAGATCACGGCCATCGTGCTGGTCTACCTGATCGCGTTCTGGGCCCTGTTCACGGGGTTCGTCGAGCTGCTGGCGGCCTGGCGGCTGCGCAAGGTGGTGAAAGGGGAGTGGCTGCTGGCCCTCAGCGGGGTGCTCTCGGTGCTGTTCGGCTTCGGGCTGGCGCTCTTCCCCGGCGCCGGGGCCCTGGCCCTGGTGACCGTCATCGCCGTCTTCGCCATCCTCTACGGCGCGGTGCTGGTGGCGCTGGCCCTGAAGGTGCGCCGGCTGCGGCGCTGGGCCGAAGAGCAGTTTGCCGCCACCCTGCCAGGATGA
- a CDS encoding DUF5335 family protein, producing MATTKQLPREQWKEYFDTFTKNFLRDPNPEAAVIELVSPELGDQVEADHVRVIGVTYDHKDNVLEVALEDLDHLIYNPKEIWVLEEDNGFVSSIEVVRDDDTREIIRLQSVGIVPAKQ from the coding sequence ATGGCCACGACGAAACAGTTACCCCGCGAACAGTGGAAGGAGTACTTCGATACCTTTACCAAGAACTTCCTGAGGGACCCCAACCCGGAAGCCGCCGTCATCGAACTGGTGTCTCCGGAGCTGGGCGACCAGGTGGAGGCAGACCACGTCCGGGTGATCGGGGTCACCTACGATCATAAGGACAACGTGCTCGAGGTGGCCCTGGAGGACCTCGATCATCTGATCTACAACCCCAAGGAGATCTGGGTGCTCGAAGAGGATAATGGCTTCGTGAGCTCGATCGAGGTCGTCCGGGACGACGACACCCGCGAGATCATCCGGCTGCAGAGTGTAGGGATCGTGCCGGCGAAGCAATAG
- a CDS encoding DUF1931 family protein — MAKIIGVSKFERLFREAASLDVDKNDLARLNDFVRQKVYDLLLAAQATAKANQRDIIQLHDLPLTLGFKESMRAFDGLDTELELQPILDQLAALPPLDLEYSYEVEAELPRLVGGLTVALARAFKILDPTVKNPQTEHWERAMAIFDLLF, encoded by the coding sequence ATGGCAAAAATTATCGGCGTTTCGAAGTTTGAACGGCTCTTTCGGGAGGCGGCCAGCCTGGACGTGGACAAGAACGACCTGGCGCGGCTGAACGACTTCGTACGGCAGAAGGTGTATGACCTGTTGCTGGCGGCCCAGGCCACGGCCAAGGCCAACCAGCGGGATATCATCCAGCTGCACGATCTGCCGCTGACGCTCGGCTTCAAGGAGAGCATGCGGGCCTTCGACGGGCTGGACACCGAACTGGAGCTCCAGCCGATCCTGGATCAGCTGGCGGCCCTGCCCCCGCTCGACCTGGAGTACAGCTATGAGGTGGAGGCGGAGTTGCCGCGCCTGGTCGGCGGGCTGACGGTGGCGCTGGCGCGCGCCTTCAAAATCCTCGATCCCACGGTCAAGAACCCGCAGACCGAGCACTGGGAGCGGGCCATGGCTATCTTTGACCTGCTCTTTTAG
- a CDS encoding IS630 family transposase (programmed frameshift), with product MAKKYCVTLNDSERQHLDDLIERRSKGVPPVKRAFMLLKADQSQGAPAWTDERIAESYNVSVRTVERLRRRFVEEGFEVALYGKKREPVKEKIFDGQVEAHLVALRCSEPPEGFARWSLRLLADRMIELGYVESISHESVRQLLKKNELKPWRVKSWVIPQADAAFVCQMEQVLDVYARPYDPLRPVVCLDEARKQLISEVRQPFTRADGVRHVDYEYKREGTRTLYMLCEPLGGFRKVLVKERQDRLTWARVVAHLVEDLYPDAETITLVQDNLSAHTASALYEVFDAERARRIVRKLEIVSTPVHGSWLNMAEIELSVLVRQGLCRRIGNASQLEGEIAAWYEARNAKQRGVDWQFTTADARVKLKRLYPSIIT from the exons ATGGCCAAAAAATACTGCGTCACGCTCAATGACAGTGAACGCCAGCACCTCGATGACCTCATTGAGCGGCGTTCAAAAGGTGTCCCGCCGGTCAAACGAGCCTTCATGCTGCTCAAAGCAGACCAGAGCCAGGGCGCACCGGCCTGGACCGATGAACGCATCGCCGAAAGCTACAACGTCAGTGTCCGAACCGTCGAGCGCTTACGTCGGCGCTTCGTCGAAGAAGGCTTCGAGGTGGCTCTCTACGGCAAAAAACGCGAACCGGTTAAAGAGAAGATCTTCGACGGGCAGGTCGAGGCTCATCTGGTGGCCCTGCGCTGTTCAGAGCCGCCGGAAGGCTTTGCCCGGTGGTCGCTCCGCCTTCTGGCTGACCGTATGATCGAACTCGGTTACGTCGAATCGATCTCGCATGAGAGCGTGCGGCAGTTGCTTA AAAAAAACGAACTCAAGCCCTGGCGCGTTAAGTCGTGGGTAATTCCTCAGGCCGATGCCGCCTTCGTCTGCCAGATGGAGCAAGTGCTCGATGTCTACGCCCGGCCCTACGACCCGCTCCGACCGGTTGTGTGCCTCGACGAAGCGCGCAAGCAACTCATCAGCGAGGTGCGACAGCCCTTCACGCGTGCCGACGGGGTGCGGCACGTGGATTACGAGTACAAACGCGAAGGGACCCGCACGCTCTATATGCTCTGCGAGCCCCTGGGCGGCTTCCGGAAGGTGCTCGTCAAGGAGCGTCAGGACCGTTTGACCTGGGCTCGTGTGGTGGCCCACCTCGTCGAAGACCTCTATCCAGACGCCGAGACGATCACGCTGGTTCAGGACAACCTCTCCGCGCACACCGCCTCGGCGCTCTACGAGGTCTTCGACGCCGAGCGCGCCCGGCGCATCGTGCGCAAGTTGGAGATAGTCTCGACGCCGGTGCATGGTTCGTGGTTGAACATGGCCGAGATCGAGCTTTCGGTGCTGGTTCGTCAGGGTCTCTGTCGCCGCATCGGCAATGCATCGCAGTTAGAGGGCGAGATCGCCGCCTGGTACGAGGCGCGCAACGCAAAGCAGCGGGGTGTAGACTGGCAGTTCACGACGGCGGATGCGCGGGTGAAGTTGAAGCGGCTATACCCGTCAATTATAACTTGA
- a CDS encoding SDH family Clp fold serine proteinase, whose protein sequence is MSPIFRQQILEARRAGIMRLIEKQRGSRVISMIHRQETLSFLGIGFNRYISIEDAEEVLRAIRLTDPSRPIDLIVHTPGGLVLAAGQIAWALADHPAKVTVFVPHYAMSGGTLLALAADEVVMDRNAVLGPVDPQLGHQAAASIVAAVRRKDPNHVSDETLILADMAEKALGQVEHSVRQLLARKMDPDRAAETAHLLASGVWTHDHPLRVDDARALGLNVSTDMPPEIYSLMALYPQPTRQRPSVEYVPIPDRTTRPAQQPGGGAR, encoded by the coding sequence CTGTCGCCGATCTTCCGACAGCAGATCCTGGAGGCCCGCCGGGCGGGGATCATGCGCCTGATCGAGAAGCAGCGCGGCTCGCGGGTGATCTCGATGATCCACCGGCAGGAGACCCTCTCCTTCCTGGGGATCGGGTTCAACCGGTACATCTCCATCGAAGACGCCGAGGAGGTGCTGCGGGCCATCCGCCTGACCGACCCGAGCCGGCCCATCGACCTGATCGTGCACACGCCGGGCGGGCTGGTGCTGGCCGCCGGGCAGATTGCCTGGGCGCTGGCCGACCACCCGGCCAAGGTGACGGTCTTCGTGCCGCACTATGCCATGAGCGGCGGCACGCTGCTGGCCCTGGCCGCCGACGAGGTGGTGATGGACCGCAACGCCGTCCTCGGGCCGGTGGACCCGCAGCTGGGGCACCAGGCCGCCGCCTCCATCGTGGCGGCCGTACGCCGTAAGGACCCCAACCACGTCTCGGACGAGACGCTCATCCTGGCCGACATGGCCGAGAAGGCCCTGGGACAGGTGGAGCACAGCGTCCGGCAGCTGCTGGCGCGGAAGATGGACCCGGACCGCGCCGCCGAGACGGCCCACCTGCTGGCCTCCGGTGTGTGGACGCACGACCACCCCCTGCGCGTCGACGATGCCCGCGCCCTGGGCCTGAACGTCTCGACGGACATGCCGCCGGAGATCTATTCGCTCATGGCGCTCTACCCGCAGCCCACCCGCCAGCGGCCCTCCGTGGAATACGTGCCCATCCCGGACCGTACGACGCGCCCGGCCCAGCAACCCGGAGGAGGTGCGCGATGA
- a CDS encoding rhomboid family intramembrane serine protease, translating into MIPIGDDVPERRYPFVTYTLIGLNVLFFFVELAQGPRLQEFIYRWGTVPALVTRWPDQPEVLWTLFTSMFLHGGIAHLVGNMLYLNVYGKSLEGNMGPVRFLLFYLLCGLAGGVAHVMMNPASTVPAVGASGAISGVLGAYLLFFPRATVYLVVPLFLFFPVVALPASFVLTWWFALQIIGGMTSSAFMQVGGGVAYWAHIGGFVAGMALIYLFRRREDQPFRYYGRPDRHYFERYRRHAGPMPF; encoded by the coding sequence ATGATTCCGATTGGCGACGACGTACCTGAAAGGCGCTATCCGTTCGTGACGTACACCCTCATCGGGCTGAACGTCCTGTTTTTCTTCGTGGAGCTGGCGCAGGGGCCCCGGCTGCAGGAGTTCATCTACCGGTGGGGCACCGTGCCGGCGCTGGTGACCCGGTGGCCGGATCAGCCGGAGGTGCTGTGGACGCTCTTCACGTCGATGTTCCTGCACGGCGGCATCGCCCACCTGGTGGGGAACATGCTCTACCTGAACGTCTACGGCAAGTCGCTCGAGGGCAACATGGGGCCGGTCCGGTTCCTGCTGTTCTACCTGCTGTGCGGGCTGGCCGGCGGGGTGGCCCACGTAATGATGAACCCGGCCAGCACGGTGCCGGCCGTCGGGGCCAGCGGCGCCATCTCGGGGGTGCTGGGAGCCTACCTTCTGTTCTTCCCCCGTGCCACGGTCTACCTGGTGGTTCCGCTGTTCCTGTTCTTCCCGGTGGTGGCGCTTCCCGCCTCGTTCGTGCTCACGTGGTGGTTCGCCCTCCAGATCATCGGGGGGATGACCTCGTCGGCCTTCATGCAGGTCGGCGGTGGTGTGGCCTACTGGGCCCACATCGGCGGCTTCGTGGCCGGCATGGCGCTGATCTACCTCTTCCGGCGGCGCGAGGACCAGCCGTTCCGCTACTACGGTCGCCCGGACCGGCATTACTTCGAGCGCTACCGGCGGCACGCCGGGCCGATGCCGTTCTGA
- a CDS encoding DUF2391 domain-containing protein: MNEPLLQPAAEQAVPPRPRIEIGLMVAGRFDAVDRAAIQLMRKDLLATLQTLFPAFTWRLPVVRRRELYLEAPAEPVDLIERVLTERDAYRWDLGMVVTSLDLRSHFKPYMVGAPASSLDVAVLSTARLDPLDALEGDDEESVRTALLARRLKALALHLFGHLNELPHQEDPEDVMYDFNTVEDLDRMHRLADRERLEETLREVADQRLEETEAYRRGGQRLGFALRVLWRERRNLTHAVREVEPWRFPLRFSRMTTAAVSTLLVFLLTAEAWEFGMGQPPGRMAGLALAALVGASTYVLHRQHLLTRRRRARLSEQRVVATLSAVVAVALGLVTTYGLLFGMGLAAGLALFAPEVVQAWTASLGSPPALRHYLVLAAFLATLGLLTGALGASFEEEHYFRHVLLLDEET; this comes from the coding sequence ATGAACGAGCCGCTGCTCCAGCCCGCTGCCGAACAGGCCGTACCGCCGCGCCCCCGGATCGAGATCGGGCTGATGGTGGCCGGCCGGTTCGACGCCGTCGACCGCGCCGCCATCCAGCTGATGCGGAAGGACCTGCTGGCCACGCTTCAGACGCTGTTCCCCGCGTTTACCTGGCGGCTCCCGGTGGTGCGGCGGCGGGAGCTGTACCTGGAGGCCCCGGCCGAACCGGTGGACCTGATCGAACGGGTGCTGACCGAGCGCGACGCCTACCGGTGGGACCTGGGGATGGTGGTCACCAGCCTGGATCTGCGCAGCCACTTCAAGCCGTACATGGTGGGCGCGCCGGCCTCCTCGCTCGACGTCGCCGTGCTCTCCACGGCCCGCCTCGACCCGCTCGATGCGCTCGAAGGGGACGACGAGGAGTCGGTCCGCACGGCGCTGCTGGCCCGGCGGCTGAAGGCGCTGGCCCTCCACCTCTTCGGCCACCTGAACGAGCTGCCGCACCAGGAGGACCCGGAGGACGTGATGTACGACTTCAACACCGTGGAGGACCTCGACCGGATGCACCGGTTGGCCGACCGGGAGCGGCTGGAGGAGACGCTCCGCGAGGTGGCCGACCAGCGGCTGGAGGAGACCGAAGCCTACCGGCGCGGCGGGCAACGGCTGGGCTTTGCCCTGCGGGTGCTCTGGCGCGAGCGGCGCAACCTGACCCACGCCGTGCGCGAGGTGGAGCCCTGGCGCTTCCCGCTCCGCTTCAGCCGCATGACCACCGCGGCCGTCTCCACGTTGCTGGTCTTTCTGCTGACGGCCGAGGCGTGGGAGTTCGGGATGGGGCAGCCGCCGGGCCGGATGGCCGGGCTCGCCCTGGCGGCGCTGGTGGGGGCCAGCACCTACGTGCTCCATCGCCAGCACCTGCTCACGCGCCGCCGCCGGGCCCGCCTGAGCGAGCAGCGGGTGGTGGCCACCCTGTCGGCCGTCGTGGCGGTGGCGCTGGGCCTGGTCACCACCTACGGCCTGCTCTTCGGCATGGGCCTGGCCGCCGGCCTCGCCCTCTTTGCGCCCGAGGTGGTGCAGGCGTGGACGGCTTCGCTGGGGAGTCCCCCGGCCCTGCGGCACTACCTCGTCCTGGCCGCCTTCCTCGCCACGCTGG